CCCTGCAGACATATGCAGCATGCCCACAGAACCTGGTCCCTGCATGGCTTTTCTCCATCGTTGGTGGTATAACAAGACCAGTAATATGTGCTCCATCTTCATCTACGGTGGCtgcaaaggaaacaataacaaCTTCCAATCCCAAGCCATATGCGAGAACTTCTGTCCCCCAAAAAAGTGAGTCCCAGGGGGCCCAGCCTCCCATCTTCGCTGGGCCCATGCTGAGAGTTCTGGGTGTTGGTTGGTCCATTCCAGGATGGTTACGTCCTTGACAGACCAGGTGCAGACAGAACCAACTCTTACCAGGAGGTAAGAATTCACCTTGCAGAGGGTCGGATGGTGGCTTTCTGGGAACTGAGATTGGGCAGGGACATGGTCATGAATCAAACCTGGCAAGTataaggggcagagggaggatgCAAACATGGCGAAATCTCAGAGACCAACTTCAGAGAGGCCCCAGGGCACCCAGCCTAGTGCTGGACATGTCAACCCATCACCCCTTCTAGGCCATTAATTTCCTCTCACAGCTCTTTTCCAGCAATCCACTCCCATCCacctcctatttttttccttaaaggagATTTAGCACTCCCCAGAGCAAACTCACTTCCTTTTAATCTCCTATGAAAAGATGTACAAACATAACTTCAAGGCTAGTTCCGGAGATAAGCTGAGCCTGAGATGCACAGCTGGTCCTGTCCTTCATTCTCAACAGGCTCTAATTCCTCAATGCATGAGGACATACCGAAACAACCACCAGGATTTGGCTCGTGATTCAAGGCTCTGTCCATGTTCCTGACAGATGCTCCAGGCTGGCTTCCACTCGTCCACTCCCAGCGTTCCAAGGCCTCAGCTCCTCACAAAACTGAACCCCAGGATCTGTCTCCACTTCCTCCATCTCAGCCTCTTTTTCGACATAACATCCCTCTGTTTTGATCCCATCTCTatgcttctttcctttctgtccaAATTCTAGAACCCCTTGCTTATACCTGGGTGGAGctccccttttttccccctaataaaGCACTTTGTTTAGTCCTGTGCCTCTGAGGCTGACTGATTCACACCTTTTGGCGGCTTACACTTTTCAGAGAGTAGAGGATCATTGGAGCTCCTGGTGACACCAGTAAAGAGAGTGAAGACAATCAGAACCGTGAGAGTGGAGAGCTCCAGGGATGTCGTTACCctcctctgtttcttcaaaaCATTATAAGACCCTTTTAAGACCAGGGCCTATGGGTGCTGCTTGAGTTTGGATCCCCTAGAAACCAGTCCTGGGACAAGAGCTTGCATGAAAGTAGTTTCTCTGGGAGATTTCTCAGGAAACACAAGTTGGGGAGTGGGGTGAGTGATACAGGTGAAAGAGGAGTTGATTATGAGCTGGTTTCTACTGTAGGAAACTGCAGCCTAATCCCACTGGGTACCTTCTAAAGAACCACGTAAAACAGGCCTCCAGCTTTTCTTCATCCATCTCCATGGATGGGAAGCTGAGGTGTTTATCCACTGACTCGCATCCCCCTACTGGATGCCTGGGTTGTTAAATACCTTGCTCTTCCAGACTGTTCTGTATGCCAGTGGAGGAAGCTCCCACGGAGCCAGAGAAAACTCTGAGCAGGGAAGTAGAGACTCCAACACTTGGAGTAGGAAGCCATCAGTGTGCACTGGgtatattcagccataaaaaggaatgacgcACAAATGCCTGCTACCctgtggatgaacctcaaaaacattaagctaagtgaacgAAGCCACACCCAAGAGGTCATATActgtgtatttccatttttatgaaatatctagaataggtaaatccatagagataaAAAGTGGAATAGTGGGGGGagtggaggtatagctcagtggtagagtgcatgcttagcaggcgtgaggtcctgggttctgtccccagaacctccattaaaaaattaaaataaatgaaataaaatttattttttaaaaagcaaaatagtggttgccaggggctggagtaAGCTGTAACATTCTCTCCTGCTTTCAAACCACTGTGATCTTGACAGGCGCTCTCTGAAGATTTGGTTCAACCTCAGATAAACCTGTCTCTTCCTCCACATGCTACTCATGGCAATGCCTTTACTCTTTGACAATTGTTAAAGAAAAGGGGGTGgcccaaagagaaagaagagaaggacagaggaaAGGTGATGGGCAAGGAGAAAGAGACCCTGACAGAGGGAGACCCACCGAAAAGTCAGGGAGAGTAAAAGAAAGGTGCAGAGAGTAGGggggaaaaagagtgagaaaattAAGCAGACAGAAAAATAGATATGTCAGGAGAAGGGTAAgactggaaagagaagagagctAGGATTCTCTTGGCCTCCAAACTCCCCCTGGAAAACGGAAGACCCTGGAATTGTGGGTGCCCTTCTGCTAAGGGGCTCTAGACACCCCAGATGAGATTTGCCTTCCTCCCTGGTTGACCAGAAAGCCAGAGAGCCTCAGTGAGCTGAGGATGAGGAGCTGCCACTCAAGCCCCTTCCCCGAAACGGGTGGTGCAGCAGGTTCCAGCTAGTCCCACTGATGGCCTTGGGGACTTGGCGTTCCCCAGCAAAGGGAGTGTCCGCAGTGATGTGTGGCTCCTGGAGTGTCAGGCTGTGCCAGGGCAGAAAGTTCAGAAGCAGGAGCTGCTGAGCAAGCAGGAGTTCTTGGTTTTGGTGCCACCAGTCGGACCAGTCGCTCCTAAAATGGGGTTCTCAGGACTTTTACCAATCCTGGTACCTTTCATCCTCCTGGAGGGTGTCCAGGAACCTGGGCTGGTTGAGGCGTTTCACAGTAAGTACTGGGGACGTGGTCCTCCCAGTGGAGAAACAGAGCTTGTCtgggaggaagaaacagagagttttacagataaggaatgCTTTTCCCCACCTCAGCCTGAGATCttgggtgggagagaggggagctcTTTAGAGCCGTTCTTTCAGCGCCTTTCATCCTGGTTAGATGCCCTTGGTGAATGCAAGAAACTGACTCCCCGCCATCATTATGAGAGGAATTCTTCCTGGAAGGGCTTGGACCTGGAGCTCATGAAACAGATTGAGGGAACTGGGCAACTTAAGGGCTTTTCCCATAAGAAAGGCTACTTGCCCTAGCACCGCCTCATCAGCTTTCGAATCTTCCCACTGCAGCCCCCCATGGACTCCCCACACCCACAACTACACCTGCACCCACAGGGATCCTTGCCTAGAGGGTAAAGAATGGTCTTTGAAGGTCTCCTGGGATGCTGGCCTgtgaagaccccccccccccccataattAGCAGCTGAGATCAACTGAGTGCTCAGCCAGCAGGGGAGCCACATGCTGCAGGTCTAAATCCGGCTCTGCTCCCCAGTAGCTGTGTGAGCCTGGCCAGTTCCCATAACCTCCGTTTATAAACCTTCAGATtcctccatttataaaatatgagTGTTGAAAGGACTTACCCCCAGAGTTGTAATGAGGATTAAGAAGAAAAGGACAAGTGCTCCCAAAGCACTGCGTCAAGATTAGTTATTATGCTTGTTATGTCCCAGGCAGCTTGACAGTGGCTTTACTAACTTGTCACGTGAATCCCCAAAACAACCGTATAGGCAAAGGAGGGAATCAAAGTTCAGAGACGGTGCCTGCCACCCCATGGGACGCACAGAATTCAAAAGCCCAGCCGTCTGACTCCAGAAATGGAGATCTCAATCATTGAGAGtgacagccccctgcccccacccagggaACCACCAAATACAGGAAAACCGAGTGATCAGAATCATTCTGGAGGAAAGCATCTCTCTCCCTGGAAACTTATGGGTGGTGGGTTTAAGGATCAGACGGTGAGTTGTTAGGGGGTTAGGGATGGGGGACCACTGTGTAAATCCTGAGCCCCTGCCAAAGGCCACTACTGTCTGGGGACAGTGAAGTGAAAGCAAGCTTCTTTACCTCTGCAGTGGTGCCTTGGGTCTGGGAAAGGAGGGCTTTAGCCCCTTCAAGGCCCCAGAAGAGTTTATCTTTCCCTCCCTCAGGCGCGTGTCccaaaaacagagtaaaatgtgcGATTGAAGAAAGAAACCAATGTGTGAAGAACAGAGAGTGCCCGGAGAAGATGAAGTGTTGCAGGTTTGGCTGTGCAAGGCAATGTTTAAATCCCAAACAAGGTAACTCTCAGATCCCCTGAAATAGCCGATTCCCTCATTTTCTGGCCACCTGCACCAGCATTGTTGGGCCCCTCGCCGGGTTCACTGATGACTGGTCTCTGACCAGGAGTCTGGGTGCATCTTCTACTTGACACAAACCCTCTcagtgctgggctggggagggtgttGAAAGACACAAGTTTTACTTCCTTTCTGCCTCTATTTATGTATGTGACATGAGTGACATAGGTTTTCCTTTAAGGGCCTTAGTTTCCCCAAGTGTAAGAAAGATGAGGTTAGTAGGCCATATAGTCTCTTGGCTACTCTTCTGTGATCTGCTCAGATGCCAAGTAGCCACTGAAGTCTCGTCAAATGCCAGCATGGTGGCAGTGACACAACAGCTGTAAAAGACAGGTATATGATTTGTCTTTCCTGGCTTTTTTTCCATGCCTCTCGTCTGTATAAATCTCAGGTATCTTCCCTAGCCACCCTTGGTCTCCTGcactctttcctctctgcccaTATCATTGAGCTCTAAAGAAGATCATCAAGGactattcattgattcatttgttcatttattcattcattcattcattcaacatttactgGTAGCCCTGATGCCCATGATGGGCTCTACTTGctcatgtgcaaaggccctgtgtgAGAAGACACCATGCTCAGGCTAGAAAGGCCAGAAAACAGAGAGGAGCATGAGCGTGGTAAGAGATGAGGAAGATGAAGCCTGAGTAGGTAGAGAAGGTTCTGGCAAGGCAGGGCCTTGCCAGCTGGAGTAGGGGGTCTGATCTCGATCTTAAAAACAACAGACTACATTCAAATCCCTTACCATCCATGTGGCCTTAGggaagttacttagcctctctgagcctcagtttactcagctgcaaaatgaggacaataaGAGGACCTACCTTATAAGATTATGTGTTACTATATGTCAAGTGCTAAGAACAGTGCCTGACGCTTTAATAAGCACTATGGTTGTTACGCTTCGGACCATGAGGTTCTAAAGAACTCTGTTGGCACCTCATACTATTATGCACAAAACCgttgctcagtaaatgcttcttTAAGTTCAggatacatttgatttttttttttttactataaacaTTTGTAAAGCATCCACTCAGTGCCAACTTACCTGCTAGGATAAATTCTGCAACACACTCTAACAATATCATGCCCTTACACACTTCTCCATGCCTTGGCACATGCCTGGGATATTCTTTAGGGAGCCAGGCATCCAAACAGCTCTGCTTCTCAATCTCCCTGCAGACGTATGCATTTTGCCAAAAGAGCCTGGCCGCTGCTTGGCCTACCTTCCACGCTGGTGGTATGATGCGCAAAATAAAGTCTGCTCCCAGTTCATCTATGGCGGTTGCCAGGGGAACAGTAACAACTTCCAGTCTCAAGCTGTCTGCCAGGCCATCTGCCCCAAAAGAAGTAAGTCCCAGGGGCTCCAATCTCCCACACTTACCTGGGCCGCCCTGGGAGGCCTGGGTATTGTCTGGTCCATTCCAGAAACTCAGCAGGCTTGGGATGGACAGAACCAGTCCAATCAGGAGGTAAGGATACACCTTACAGAGGGGTAAGTATGTTTCGGGaaagggaaggtgggaaggggagCAGTAGCCAAAGGGATGTGGGCAAGTAGGAAATGAATAAGGGGTACTCGAGGAGGAAGCCGAAGTGGTGGAGTATCTGAGACCAAGTCAGAATAAAGCCCAGTGAACCAGCCCGGGGCGTACCATGCATCAGCCAGTCACCCCAGGCCTTAACCTCTCATCAAACCTCATCAccagttctctttttctttttttaaggtgaCTATAGCCAGGACAACCACACGCTTTATTGACCAAAGCAAGATGCTTTTAAGAGCGAAAGGAGATGCAATTAATTATTACACTGGGACAACAAGCATAAGCTGGGAGTCTACTGGAAAAACCAGAACACATGATCACTCTATGAGCCCCCGAAGGcactcttcttctgtttcctctccctaaaaagatagaaaaatgatCCTATCTCCTTTTTTCCATTATGTGTAATTCTGGGCCCTAAGGTGAGCAGGGTCCAAGAATCTCACCAGGACATCATTTTCTATCCTGCTGTCTTGCAGAGTCATTTGGCTAGCTGGGATAAGGAGAGCTGGAACAACCTCCAGGGTTTGGCTCATCATCCAGGGATCTCTCCAGGTGTGCCTGACTGATGCTGTATATGGTTTCCATTGGCCAAATCTCAGCTGCCAAGACCTTGGCCGTCCCCCCAAAGAACAGCACCATTtgcttcctcccttttctcctgcTCAGCATCCCTTCAGACATAATGCCCTTCACCCTTGGACCCCTTCTCAGCGTGTGACCCTGTCTCTTCCACTTTCAGGGCCCTCATTTATCCTTTGGAAGCCTCCAGTTTTCCCTAATAAAGTGCTCTGTGAGGTTTGAGATCTCTGAGGCTGAGTAATTCACATCTGCTCCCTCTGTGCCATTTTTGGAGAACAAGAAGTCATTGGGTCTTGCAGGGACAtgcaaagagggagagaagagtctGAAAGTCCTGCAAACAGGGAATGCTGGTAACACTGTTGTCCTGGTCAAATTATCCTAAGATGCTTAAGAATGGAACTGGGTCAGATCCAGGTTTCATATGGTCTAAAGCTTATAAAGTGGGGTGGGggtagttctttaaaaaatgaatgcaaattaaagactgaatattatttcaaatgagaaaggaaattgCATCAACTGAAAATCTTAACAAGCTATCAAATACTACAAATTGTAAAACATCCATGTAGATTAattattagttaattaattttcatttaggACGTCAATTCACTAAAACTCAATTTCTATAGGAAGATAATTCAGTCTTTTGTTTAACATGGCAGATCAAAAATTGATGATATTTTGGTTTTGATTATAGTTgggaatgcataaaatatatgccCGAGTGCACAGCCATACTTAATATTTGTAGTTTCACCACAGTTTTGTGTcctaaaaaatgcaggaattttaattctcttttgtgcaatttcatcaaaaaaagaaaaaaaaagtgcatgatGCATTTAAAGTTGTACATATTGAATTATCTTGCTAGTAAAGAATGAATAGGCTTCCGTGAGAACTGATTTTCTAgttataaatttatgtatttgataTTTGGAAGAAATTTCCACAGAATGATTTTTCTGACTCCATACATTTCAAACCTAGTCTCTCCTCTGCTACCCACATCCTTCTAGGGTTAGGTACATGGATGACAATACAACCATGCCTTAGTGTCATATGTCAGAGAGCTGGTCCAGTGGGTGGTGGAACATTGCTTAGAGAGCTTCTTACATCAGGACAGGTGGCAGCAACTTATGATATGTAGAAGTAACTAAGAACTACCTAAATATAACACACCAACTCCACACTCAACAGATCCCCCTTTCAATTTCCTTTTAGCTGGATGCCAAAAATGCTAGCAGCCATTCCAACATCCCCTGATTCAGGAGAAGTGTAAGAGAGGAAAAGacggaggggaaagggagggcagGCTGATTGATTACGGTTAGAATATATTACTTTTACAGATGCTACGAATCGTTTGATCACATGAACATATAACTTGGGCCACTCCCAGAGTCTTTAAAGGGGCTTGTTCAAGTGAGGGACCCTGAGGCTTGAGCTCCATCAATTTCATGGGACGGAGCGCTCATGCACTGCCATGTGAGAGGACCAACTACTCTGAGACAACCATGCTAGAGAGGCCAGTGGAGGTCCTTAGGTCCACAAACCCAGAGAAGCCGTGCCTGAGAACCAGCGTCAGTTTCCAGCCATGTGAATGAGCTGCCAACACATtagagccttcagatgactgtggCCCCAAGCAGACATCTGCAACCATGTAAGGaccccaagagaggaaaaatgagcTGATTCCTTCCCAAATTCCTCACCCCCAAAatggtgagaaaaataaaatggctgtTCAAAACTGCTAAGCTTGGGGAAAAGTTATCGCAGCAATAGATAGGTAATTGGAATAGATGGGAAGGAAGtgggtggaaggaaagcaggggaggaaagagggagaggaaagacaagagaggaaagagaggaaagaaaagtctgggggaaggaggaaaagggtcCCTCAGAGGGGAACTGGGCAAGACAAGAGGACACCAGGCTCCAGAAGGAAGCCCCACAGCAGGTGGCTTTGTCCCCATAGCACTCTAAAACCTGGACATTGCTTCCAAATAAACTCATTGTTTGGTATGACTTGAATCAAGAGGTTCTAAAGAAAGCCTAGGATCTACCTACTGTTGAGTAAGACCTCTACTCatttctcagtttctccctctttaAAAAGGGCTGGTTAAACTGATGACTATTTCTGAAAATACCATTAGCAAACACTCACATTAAGGTCACTTACAGTGGGGAGGGGCTTGTCTAAATTGTGGATCCTCCAGATCGAGGAAATTGCCATCTCTAGGAATAGAGCTCAGGAATCTGCACCTTAAACAAGTACTATTAACTGATTTTAAAGTTTCAGTTTCTGTGGATTAGATGATATTTAAGGGCCAATCCAtcagtgggggaaaaaacaaagactTAAAAACAGTTCTATTGGTGCCTGCTCCTGGTGTAGAAGGAGATCAGGAGAAAATGTTAGAATCATTGAAAGTGAAGGGGGATCAGGGCAGGGTTGGGCTGAAGACCCTCAAAACAATGCTGATTTGGCAGTTTTGCAATGTGACCATCTGGCCAAGTGGTCCCCGTGTGTGGCGTCTCCCACATTGGTACTGCTTTTTCCTCCACATCTCTGGGTTAGTCTGTTGTCCTGGGAAGCCTGCCTCAGTCCCGTGCATCTTTGTGGTCCAGACCAAATTACCAACAAGTCATCATTGGTCTGCATCCTGTGGGAGAAGCACTTGTCTGGGAATAAAGAGATCAAAATACAAGACCCTGGTTAAATGTATGACCTGGTAGGGACAGAGTAGGTAAAAGGATGCTCCTCTCAGGACCTCAGTTTCCCATAGACAGGATGAAGGTGGTGGACTAATAATGTCAAAGAGTACTTCTAAATTTGAGAAAATATGGCAGCTCAGGGACCCTGCCAAATCTGATAAGCAACTTTTGCTTGTCCATCCCATTGGTCCCTCTCAAACCTTGATTGAGACTGACATACATGAATGACTGGAACAGACTCATTCTGTCCTAGGGACCCACGGACCGGAGAGGTCCTTGTAAATGGCCAAATGTGCCTTGCTGTGGACAGCTCCTGCTCTCCTCCTGTGCTCAGGAATGTACTCAGAGCTCTCGGGGCTCAGCACAGGGAACCCTCTGCCTTACAAGGACCTCAGTGCAAGATGCCATGTCTTTTTGTTGTCAATGGTTTGCTCGTTCATCTGCCTATTGGAACCCAGAGGACACTTTGAGTGGAAACGTCAGGTGTTACTCATGGAGTCATGGGACCCAGGACCCCTTGTCttcccccttcttcttcttctctcctcAAAGCTACCTCCAGAGCCAGAAATGACCAGATTTTGGTTGAGTAGAGTTTCCACCCTTAATCAATGGGGTACACACTTCAAAATCACCAAGGACTGCTCTCTGAGCTGTTCTGAGACCTCTCAGACACAATACAACTTCAGCAGACTCTGTGAGGTAGATGGGTACCCATCTCagtatcttttaaatacattgtCTGCTTTTGAGTAggtcaaaatatatatttttctttttttagctaaATCACCCGAGGCAGTGGCTCACCAATACTAGTACATGAAGAATTCAAGAGTCTCCccaaaaaactgaattaaaaggaagaaagatcctAAGGTAATTCTGACATAAGTTTGGAACTACTGGTTGAATACCCTCCTCATTTAATATCACATTCCTGAGATATATTATTAAATGTAGATCACATCATTTCTAATTCATCCCATTTATACTTCTGCACATTCTTGCCACTTTCTGCTATTAATTTTGACTCTAAGGACTCTCCCTTCTTAATCTGCCATTCCTGTTAAGTACCGTCTGGCAGAGAGCATGTCACGCGTGATTCGTCATATTTATATGTGTGCACAATTTCCCCTCCCTTTTGCTATTGATTTTTCCCTTGCCACCCACTTTAGCACATTAATTCATCAAGCAAAATGAGTGTGGACTGACTCGGTGTTTCAAGATCACTGATAAGGTGAAAAGAGGACATGGAGATAACGAAAGTATGCTTCACTTCaatgtactttatttttcatgTCCGGAGagtctcctcctctccccccagctCCCTACCCAAAGCTCATTCATTGCTGAATCTTGGCAAGtcagcctcctctccccttcaGTCGCTGAGCTAGAGCCTTGCTGGTCTTCTTTCCATTTATCAAATGTGCTGAGCTCTTCTTGTTCCAAAAGATTTCACATAGGCTGGTCCACATTATGTGGATTCCTCTCACCCTGAGTCTTCATCAGGCATCCTCTGCCCCTTTGTCATGGCCCTTAGCACCGTATGGAgctatatttttaattgtgacTTGGCTTCCTTCTAGACATTAGACTCTGTAAGGACAAATGATTGAGTCTTTCCCTCGCTAGTGCCTTACATATAAtaaatcctcaataaatattcgttgaat
Above is a window of Camelus dromedarius isolate mCamDro1 chromosome 18, mCamDro1.pat, whole genome shotgun sequence DNA encoding:
- the LOC135318547 gene encoding WAP, Kazal, immunoglobulin, Kunitz and NTR domain-containing protein 2-like, which produces MGFSGLLPILVPFILLEGVQEPGLVEAFHSKYWGRGPPSGETELVWEEETESFTDKECFSPPQPEILGNHQIQENRVIRIILEESISLPGNLWVVGLRIRREVKASFFTSAVVPWVWERRALAPSRPQKSLSFPPSGACPKNRVKCAIEERNQCVKNRECPEKMKCCRFGCARQCLNPKQDVCILPKEPGRCLAYLPRWWYDAQNKVCSQFIYGGCQGNSNNFQSQAVCQAICPKRSKSQGLQSPTLTWAALGGLGIVWSIPETQQAWDGQNQSNQEVRIHLTEG